A single window of Channa argus isolate prfri chromosome 10, Channa argus male v1.0, whole genome shotgun sequence DNA harbors:
- the aga gene encoding N(4)-(beta-N-acetylglucosaminyl)-L-asparaginase — translation MYMSLVIYALTLPFPLGHASLPVVINTWPFKNATAAAWSVLQSGGSVLDAVEQGCACCEIEQCDGSVGYGGSPDESGETTLDAMIMNGNTMEVGAVADLRRIKNAIGVARAVMDFTDQTLLVGESASVFAENMGFIAEDLTTNKSANIFSQWLKGNCQPNYRKNVFPDPSKSCGPYKPRVTLEQKKRARQGNTQSHDTIGMIALDQDGHIAAGTSTNGLTHKVPGRVGDAPIVGAGAYADSSAGAAAATGDGDVMMRFLPSYLAVELMRAGADPSAACKTAISRIKRHYSEFFGAIICANTTGHYGAACNKAPGLTQFHYMVSNSESDTPLLKSVDCF, via the exons ATGTATATGTCGCTTGTCATTTACGCTTTAACGCTCCCGTTTCCACTCGGCCATGCTTCGCTACCTGTCGTTATCAATACGTGGCCGTTCAAAAACGCAACTGCTGCAG CATGGAGTGTCCTGCAgtctggtggctcagtgctGGACGCGGTGGAGCAGGGCTGTGCCTGCTGTGAAATCGAGCAGTGTGATGGCAGTGTAGGCTACGGGGGGAGCCCAGATGAATCTGGAGAGACCACGCTGGATGCCATGATCATGAATGG CAATACCATGGAGGTGGGTGCAGTTGCAGATTTAAGAAGAATAAAGAATGCCATTGGAGTTGCACGAGCTGTGATGGACTTCACTGACCAAACACTGCTAGTGGGAGAGTCAG CTTCTGTGTTTGCTGAAAACATGGGCTTCATTGCAGAAGACCTGACTACCAACAAATCTGCGAATATTTTCTCACAGTGGCTGAAGGGCAACTGCCAACCTAATTATCGAAAG AATGTGTTTCCAGATCCTTCAAAGTCCTGTGGACCCTACAAGCCCAGAGTGACATTGGAACAGAAAAAGAGGGCACGGCAGGGTAATACGCAGTCTCATGACACCATAG GAATGATTGCTCTTGATCAAGATGGGCATATAGCTGCTGGTACATCAACCAATGGACTAACACACAAAGTTCCAGG TCGTGTTGGGGACGCTCCTATTGTTGGAGCAGGGGCTTATGCAGATAGCtcagctggtgctgctgctgctactggaGATGGAGATGTCATGATGCGCTTTCTACCAAG TTATTTGGCTGTGGAGCTGATGAGGGCTGGGGCAGATCCCTCGGCAGCCTGTAAGACGGCCATTTCCAGAATCAAGAGGCATTACTCTGAATTCTTTGGAGCCATAATCTGTGCTAACACAACAGGCCATTATG GTGCAGCCTGTAACAAAGCCCCTGGTCTCACACAGTTTCACTACATGGTGTCAAACTCAGAGTCAGACACACCACTCCTCAAATCTGTGGACtgcttttaa